In Apilactobacillus bombintestini, one genomic interval encodes:
- a CDS encoding glucose-1-dehydrogenase has translation MYKDLEGKVAVVTGASKGIGKAIAIRLAQEHMKLVFNYHSDQNGAQMAVDQIKENGGDAVAVQADVSKEDDVNKLVKTAVDNFGQLDLFVNNAGMEKESPTHKLSLQDWKKVIDVNLTGTFLGTKAALNYFLDHKREGNIINMSSVHQKISWPHFADYSASKGGSMLLTETVAKEYANKGIRVNSIAPGAINTPINAEKFADPKTYAETAELVPMARIGKPEEVAAAAAWLASTESSYVTGETIYVDGGMQLYPEFANGRG, from the coding sequence ATGTATAAAGATCTTGAAGGAAAAGTTGCTGTTGTAACTGGTGCTTCTAAAGGTATTGGTAAAGCAATTGCTATTCGTTTAGCACAAGAACATATGAAATTGGTATTTAATTATCATTCTGATCAAAACGGTGCACAAATGGCTGTAGATCAAATTAAGGAAAACGGTGGGGATGCAGTTGCTGTTCAAGCAGATGTATCTAAAGAAGACGATGTAAATAAGTTAGTAAAAACTGCTGTGGATAACTTTGGACAATTAGACTTATTTGTTAATAATGCTGGTATGGAAAAAGAAAGTCCTACTCATAAGCTATCATTACAAGACTGGAAGAAAGTTATTGATGTTAACTTAACAGGTACATTCTTGGGAACTAAGGCAGCTTTAAATTATTTCCTAGACCATAAACGTGAAGGAAATATTATTAACATGTCTTCAGTTCATCAAAAGATTTCTTGGCCTCATTTTGCTGATTACTCCGCATCTAAAGGTGGAAGTATGTTGCTTACTGAAACAGTTGCTAAGGAATATGCTAACAAAGGTATTCGTGTTAACTCTATTGCACCGGGTGCAATTAATACACCAATTAATGCTGAAAAATTTGCTGATCCTAAGACATATGCAGAAACAGCTGAATTGGTTCCAATGGCTAGAATTGGTAAGCCAGAAGAAGTAGCCGCAGCTGCTGCATGGTTAGCATCAACAGAATCATCATACGTAACTGGAGAAACTATTTACGTAGATGGTGGTATGCAATTATATCCAGAATTCGCTAATGGACGTGGATAA